The genomic stretch atgaaccaaaacggatctatgtttcccaaccagggaaccttgccagaatttttctgtggtgaaatcatcttttcggccgacaacgccctttgcgggttttcgctagtcgacctctctcatttctcttctcaccgtcgcctgatagcactctttgcgagtttttactaaacaagctctctcattttcgatttctctgcTTGCCATTGCCTTACAGTgtccgtgtgggttttcaccaataatactctctcgttttatttctctcattttcttACCTCGGATCCAAGTAGCTGTAACCTTTTCTGGCCTCACAACTTTGGAACTATTCAAAACGGGATTACCGCGggaccattataacatctgccctagtttcattttgagggaatttggatttttattttggtgtgactgaagcccagagagaggctgcctacgtatcctttcagaatcaagtcagacgtagttcaggccaatcatttttttttgtgttttggtGCTTTTGGATTCCAAAGAGAGTAGCCAAGGAAATGTAACCGACTCAAAGGTTTGTAAAAGatttgatagtgtttgggtagcggaaataaaaagccttcatcatctcaaaGATGCCAAGATATCAACGAAGtaactcagacatagtaccttttgactgcatccgcattcacagCTGtgtcaggatcatttccttcaatatcacccagatatAACGCTCCTCTTGgtaatatcttcctgatgatgtacaaacctttccaattaggagcaaattttcctttcgcttcctggtgatgtggaagaatgtGCCTTAATACCAattgacctacttcaaaattcctaggtcgcactttcttgttgtaagcacgggccattctttgttggtacaactgcctgTGACAGACCGCAACCAttcgtttttcgtcaatcaaggTCAACtcctccaatcgagtcttaacccactcgttatcttcaatctctgcttcgacaatgatccggagcgaaggaatttctacctctgccggtatcacagcttcggtcccataaaccaacatgtatgGGGTTGCGCCTACTAATGTGCgcactgtagtgcgatatcctaGCAAGCCAAAAGGTAGttgttcatgccactgtctggaactctggattgtctttctcaaaatcttcttgatgtttttgtttgccgcttcaacagcgccattggccttgggccgataaggagtggagttcctatgcgttattttgaactgttcgcatacatcctccatcaagtgactattcaggtttgccgcgttatctgtgatgatagttgcaggaataccgaaacgacagataagatttgaatgtacaaaatccaccacgactttcttagtgaCTGCTTTGAGAGTGACAGtttcgacccattttgtgaagtaatcaatagcGACAAATATGAATCTGTACCCATTTGAGGCTTTcggctcaattggaccaatgacgtccataccccaggCGACAAAAGGCCACGGTGCCGACATAGGATGTAGCTCTGTTagaggtgcatgaatcagatctccatgtactTGGTACTGATGACATTTCCGGGCGAAACTGAAATAGTCTTTCTCCATGGTTATCCAATAATACCcagctcgaaggattttcttcgccaggacatacccattcatatgaggtccacacactcctgcgtgtacttcatgcatgattttttctgcttcttcggcgtcaacacaccttaacaagttgagatccggggttcttttatacaatacctcgcctctcaaaaagaatccactcgcatgccgcctaatagttctcttttgatctccagtagtatgttcggggtattcttgtgtcttcaagaacctcttaacatcatggtaccatggctgggtatttggtcctgcctcgattacattacagtaaccgtttccttccctgatttggatttccaaaggatcgatgCTGGCATTGCCTGGGTAAGGTAACATTTAAGCtaaggtggcaagtgcatcggctagttcattgtgacaccgcgggatatacctgaaatctattgatttgaatcgcttgctgagatcctccacgtgctgccggtaaggaataagcttgacatctcgagtttcccattcaccctgggcttgtcggataatcaaatcaaaatcccccataatcaacaaatcttcaacatcttgatcgatcgccatattcatgcccatgatgcaggcttcatattcagctgtattgttcatgcaaaagaaacgaagcctagctgtagccggatagtgttgaccagtgggtgagatcaagattgccccaattcctgcacctttggcgtttacggccccatcaaagaacatcttccaagcaTGAGCGTcttccgagactacttctatgctatttatttcttcatctggaaaataagtactcaatggttggtattcctcatcaaccgggttctcagccaaatgatctgctagcacctgagctttcattgtcgtgcgagtaacatagactatgtcgaattcagtaagcaagatttgccactttgctaatctcccagtaggcatcggtttctggaatatatacttcaaaggatccaacctggttatgaggtaagtagtatgagcttggagataatgtctcaatttctgagcaacccatgtcaaagcacaacacgttctttccaacaaagtgtatttgacTTCATAACcggtgaacttcttgcttaaGTAATAGATCACCTGCTCTTTCTTTCCAGTTATGTCATGTTGTCCGAGGAAGCAACTGaaggaattttccaagaccgttagatataagaacaggggtctctatggctctggcgggaccaggattggaggatttgaaagatattctttgatcttgtcaaaagcctcttgacactcagtcgtccatttgattgctgcatccttcctcaatagcttgaatataggctcacatgtgctagtcagttgggcaatgaatcgactgatatagtttaacctgcccaatagactcatcacgtctttcttcgttcttggaggaggtaTATCTcggatagactttatctttgttggatctaactcgatacctctcctgcttactatgaaacccaaaagcttgcccgttGGGACTCTGAAGGCGCACTTGGCCAGATTCAACTTCAGGTCGTACCTTCTCAGGCTCTCAAAGAATTTCTTCAAGTCTCGGACATGATCGtcctgagtcctggacttgactatcacatcgtctacatatacctctatctcttgatgcatcatatcatgaaaaatggcggtcatggatctcatgtaagttgccccgacattctttaaaccgaacggcataacccgataacagtaagtaccccaaggtgtagtgaaggcggttttctcagcatcttcttcatccatcaacacctgatgatatccagcgtaacaatctacgaaagattgTATCTTATGTTTGgaacagttatcaacaaggatgtggatgttgggcaacgggaaattgtctttgggacttgccctattcaaatctcgataatccacacacacccgagtcttcccatctttcttcggtaccAGAACTACATTAGCCAGCCACgtagtatactggactacccgaattactcttgttttcaactgctttgtgatttcttctttgatcttatcactggtatcagtcttgaacttcctctgcttctgttgaactggaggacaatcagggtaaattggcaatttatgcaccactagatcaacacctaatcctggcatgtcatcgtatgaccaagcaaacacatctttaaattcaaagaggagttgaattattgcatctcgcgttttctcatctgtatgaatgcttattttggtttctcggacttCTTCAATAGTTCCCAAGTTAACCGGTTCGGTGTTATtcaaattcggcttaggtttattctcaaagtgttccagttctcgatttatttccctaaaagcctcttctttgtcatattccgattcttggttcattatttcacagttaaaCAGCTCGTttggatctgggcgtgaagtctgcaagcatgtcatattatttaaagccgcattattataactgaaaggaaaagataaaagaaaaatagcaaaaatcagaaagaataaaggaaaaatgatgaaatactgattttattccttggaattaggaagataacagggtttataaTTCAGGAAGTTaaaacaggaaactaaagaaaaacatccgagttataCCATgagataactcgtgatgcaggaaaggtggcaggacaggtctacccggactcctgcctAACTGGGAACGGTGTGGCCTCCCAATTTTGAAGCTTAACATTTGGCCCCATgtatagcacctcagcggtgcttgtgccttctcccagttgaaccatgtgagtttcgtaaagcatttctctcattgccccacatatttcttcAATCTCTTCGGCCGTGAAGGCCTCGTTATCTTCTTCTTCAATGTACTTTGGTCTGACGAAAGTTTCGTACAAATGTGAAAATGGTCGAGGCAACTTCCATCCctcattttttctcttcttcgcccaatcttcatcttttggagtagGGTGGAAGCCTATCCCAAAGAGTTTCTTAGTGGAAGGCAAAGTGATAGGTTTAGTTATTCCTTGCAACGATTTTCCAAGTCCTTCTCCTGGTTtgaatccatgtcggatcatttctttagcaacCATGATTGAAGCGTTGGATAAGAAAGGTTGGGGACAAGGTTTTCCTTCTTCATATTGCTCTGCCAGCACAACTTCAAAAGCCTGATAAACTGTGTGCTCACTCCCTTCCCttgcttcaagatatgggatggatggatCCCGATAAATAGattgttcgtcttctccgtggaccacaatttcccggtcttcatattcaaacttcaccatttggtagAGAATGGAGGGTACAGCCcttgcagcatgaatccaaggccttccgaggagaaaattgtaagatgtgtccatatccagtacctggaaggttacttcgaACTCCACCGGCCCGATAGTCAATATCAGGTCTATTTCTctgagggtgtccctcttgataCCATCAAAAGCTCTTACACAAACATTATTGGGTCGAATCCtttcagtcccaatttccattctttgcagtgtggagagcgggcaaatgtcaacacccgagcccccatccaacattactcgcttgacgtagtagtcttcacacttgactgtcagatgtaaagccttgttgtgagctgctccctccGGAGGCAAATCGTTCTTGCTAAAAGAAACTTTATTAACTGCAAAGAACCTTTCCGTCATTCTCTCAAGTTGTTTAACTGAAGTCTCAGCCGGCATATACGCTTCATTCAAGGTTTTGAGCAGGATCTTCTGATGTTCGGCGGACCTCATTAGCAAAGATAGCATAGACACTTGTTCAGGGTATTTGCGCAACTGATCCACCACTTCATAGTCAAGCATATTCATCTTCTGGAAGAAAGCCTCTGCTTCTTTAGCGCTTACAGTCTTCTTGGGTGGGAAGCGCTTCCGTGTGGCATTGTTCACTTCTCGAATGTCTGAATATTTTCCAGCAgaagtattttctggaaattcCCCagtgatttctttccctttgtatgtaaccaatgtttgttgataattccacggtaccGTAGATGGGTCTGTCATTGGCTTcagtggcacgcgtccgataaccactggctcattcagccaaGGCGGtttaatcgtcccccggaccacataggcccctttcgatACGTACATCGGTATTGCCTTTTTTATTTCGAATCTCTGTGGCTTCTCTAATCGACCTCGTGGAATATAGAGAACCTCATTCTTCGAAGGCACCATCTTTTCTGTCTTTGTCTCTGCCTTCTTTTCGAGTTCAGTCTTGACAGTATcagtcttcttttcccctttctcttgcTTCGGGGCTGCTTTAGGCTTTCTCTCTgcatcgacaatggcgattatagctttcagggcaggatcaaactccttgtcctcacagatcatcccaattaacgacccattattgtgagcgggcaacggattgttggtcacatttgggacctcctcgtcccttaataCTATATTTCCCTGTTCTATTAAGTTCTCTACCACCcttcttaaagtccaacaatcattggtatcatgcccttctgctcccgaatgataagcacacctgacaccggctttgtaagccgGTGATGctggattgtgccttgtctgagggactggttgcaggaaacccatctggactagTTTTGGGAATAAGGTAGAATAcggttcaccaatgggtgtgaaagtttgtcttctgggtggttcttgaggacggaaattattttggggtagttgtggattatagtggtttcggtaaggaggctgatttctgggaggtggagcttggctcCGATTGGCTTGTTGCGGTGGCCGGACATAAGGTTGAGTATTCATGACCGAGTATGGCTGAGGAGTATAGGCCAGATCTTGGTGAGGGTAATAGTGCTGCGGGGTCCTCTCTGAGAAAAAGGGTCCGGGAGTATAGTTTCTCCTTGTTACCGACGATGCCATGAacgtttcttcccttttctttccctttgctattcctccagacccaccctgaatggcttgggaggtagctctgatagcagattggcttagaattcgacccgtttttagcccattttctaccatttctccgatcttaattgcttctgcgaAAGGTTtccccatggccgacatcatgttttggaagtaatctgattcttgagcttggaggaaagtagtgaccatttctatttcatccatgggaggttttactcttgatgcctgctcgcgccatttaatagcgtattctctgaagctttctgagggtttcttcttcaagtttgacaaagaATTCATGTCTGGCGCGATGTTAATATTATACTAAAACTgccttacaaaatctctggcaagATCGTCCTAAatgtgccatcgagatatgtcctgatccatataccattctgaggctatgcCCACCAAGCTTTCTccaaagtatgccatcaacaattcttctttgccgccagccccacgcaattggttgcaatactttttaaggtgagcaatgggatctccatgcccatcatatttctcaaacttcggTGTTTTGAACCCTacgggcaggtgcacgtgagggaacatgcacagatcagtataggaaacactcttctgcccgcttaaaccttgcatattttttaaactctgctcgaggctcctcattctttttgccattTCATCTTGTTCAAAAGCTTTGGGATTTTAGTCTTGCCCAGGCGTAAGCTCGTATTGAGGCTGCTGAGGGTGAATGCTGGTGGTAAGCCTAGTTGGTTCCAtcgagaaggatggtgcttgaaatgtgaatgaggaagagtcaaaattaggcctgtgtgtagcgggttgtgccacgattggacagggcggtgcagtgaatatgtttgtagcCACATCTGTcgttgacatccggggataagaatcagagggtgatccagcagagtgggctgaaatggtagggTACCCGAATGAGGtagttggataacttatggggacgttggaagtcccacttgtcctagaGAATAGCTCGGGGAatccagggattacactcggcgGTTCTTTTccattgttccaatcatccaacatttccaacatgcgaagCCGCAAGATTCTGTTTTCTTCAGCAATTGTTGATTCggaagttgggatggccgagatcgAACTCTCTTCGAAGACATGAATTgttggcaaaggaatttctgaagacatctctacacttccctttgatctcgtgaagtgGGTATGAACATTTTCTCTTGACTTAGTGACGGGCAGctgaacacttcctttcgacctcgtaaagtatgaatgtgaggccaaacctccaccaaaccaaaccacctttctaaaaacctagacttagcagcaagcaaacggttagtttgaaacaaataacagacaggtaatctcacgttggggtgtgatgcacctatacagttatgTAAATTTCTACATATTTGCATCGatgacatgcgtcattccggcttctctttatgctcccctttatttttttatttttttttattattatatatttttttattatttgaagttaaaaacgtgaccggatccgatgaggattgcctacgtatcacgatgccgcgtgaatcagatcattacgtagttcaagacaaacaagtgtaaaaataaagaaacattttTTTATTACTAAAACAATCcattacaaactaacatttttgaaaaagggagaaaacagacttgaaataaatacaaactcaacaactactgatacaccctgatgcgaaaagatagaaaaaagacGCCAagatggaaaatacagactcgacctataaataaattaaaaccttaaaaattggcgcccgcggggcatcgttcggcctcgccgcaggCTTAGACGcgaggtccctttcaagttgttccagctcatacatggtttgcttgacataaatcatcactgctgAGAAGAAGGTAGTACGGGTCATATCTTCGCATTGTAGACACCTcctaatgatggcatgggcaatggtcttaatcttatccctggtttgcctcttttctaTGTGTAGgcgctctatttgatcattacgggccttcaaaacccgagaatcctggagatGTTGATTctgccactgctgaatttctacttccatttgggCCAGTAAATCATAGCAACGTCTATTTTCAGCTTCAAAGGTTCGGGCTTGCTCAAACGCTCTGTCCTCAAGAGTGGCCacctttctcttcaaattggtAATGGTTTGCTTGTGGTCTCTTTTCAACTGCTGCAGGTACCGGTTGCGCTCTTCTGTTCTTTTTGCCCAGTGTGTCTCGAGTCCTGCTATGGTATTCTCAAGATTCTCCGACTCACTCCGGCACTCACCAATttccatttttaaaccttttatcaGTCGCTCATTCGActggctcctttgttggttatcagcGGCTATCCTTATCTGCTAGATTTGGGCCCTGAGTATTTCGTTTTCCTgggtcaacctgttcttttctcccagatcagtagcaacttgcacgttgtgctcatattttagaccttcaatttgttgtttcagcttgctgaTTTCAAACCGAtagcctttttcttttgctaaccaatcccattgctcatGTGATGACTCGGCAAAATTCAggatatggggtcttttagccggccttttgtgctcaagttcttttctgtaccatgcaaggtaccctggtgctacttcacttttggcccgatcctgcacacaagtatctgctttcaaacattagcattcattccagatctggcagACTTTTgtttcaggaaattgtccgttagggctaatctcaattgcttgagcactaagatcttcctcgtgtagcactatctggcatctcccgagttgtctcaaaactcgatagggcgcataaggctgaatgctcttaagtcccatcaatagaaagtgggtcctagcggtcgacatatatatgacctcatcgacagacaaccatcccagtgtccattgtatttggctggcggtgaggatTCGAAAGAATGACGTCCATGCCGTAACTCCCCCGGgcagactgacccccttgattcttgtttaaaactcttctatgcaagtcttcttTGAGGAAACATAACTCAAAAGCtcggaacggtggcagagatgttcagtcatccatatttgtagcagcaaatTACACCCATCGAAAaaattccctctggctttgcaggatGTGAGAGCTcaaaagatatcagatactaccataggcgcgagagtgctttcattttgagtgagcaaagtactgacgaccccggatattttcatatcaatgtttccgtcttttctcggaaacaccaaaaggcccaaaaatgttatcatgaaagccactcgtctatgctcatcccacttctgacggttacctttgctgcatagcttgttaaccAGATTGTTGAACCCTCATacatgaccatatctgttgtatatgaagcgcggaatacagaaacctgcggccaaatctgggttatggactgtcctgggtatctttaatgaatctagaaaatgatgcacagtgacagctcttggggcaaccaggtatttttgccttaatggaacttcagcatttccgatgtacccggctatttcctccagagtcggggtgagttcaaaatcggagaagtggaagatattgtgtgctgggtcccagtaggtgaccaaagctcttatgatatctccccgaggctggatttctgataaacccgtgagacctttcagatatttcttaacctcatcttgcccttcaccacctagatcattccaccatagccgcaacttgacagagattttagtcattatcaaaaagtgttcattttgcactgtgctcatcctgcacatttattaaggtgatttaagcaaaaatgatttgactcgaaaatgatttgactatattttagaaaagagagatccgattttcgaacacggccttttagcacttcggggatgaagattttaaggctgtgaggttCAATCGATCcaaactctaaaggatgatcgaaagcggccgtttatgcaaagttagccttccgccgtccctttcgggaacatttggctattcttgacaaaaatagcatcacttgatttatttatgactctctctttttcaaaatagtggcccgacattgggaacacggcctcacagagcctcggggatGAGTATTCTAAGGCTGTTGGGCAAAttggtcaaaactcaaaaatgaccaacgtggctatttatgcaaagtcagccttccggcgtccctttcgggaacattcggctattcttgcaaaaacggcatcacccgactaaTTTATGTTGGCaattaaaatttaatattttttggctaatttgcaaaaggggaggttggacccgatgggggttgcctacgtatctcacaccttgtgagaatcaaaccggcatagTTCGGCCGATCAGGAATAAATGAAATAAACTAGCTTTTTTGTTTTTGAATAAAATacctacaaagaaaaaaaaggaaatatttttttggattttgattttgattttttttatttttttattttttattatttttgaaaagaaacgacgactaaagaaatatatattttttgaattttaacttcttttttccctttttttttgaaatttcgaaaaatcttCTAAGGAAATattttggactattagtctgaatttatgaaagagatactacaaaagaaaagaaaaaatatttttgaattttgaattttctttaaattttttttaaacaaatatatattttttggattttgagagcgattaaaaggaaatatttttgtattatatatatttgttttttttcaaataaatcaagttaaaagacaaattttgtttcatttttttcggcagggttttgacactacaTGGACATTggctttatttttctaaaaataagtagttatctccctacactgctatttttctcttttcctctttttcacaatttttttcaaaaaaaaaattcccgaattcagaaaccggtcagcatgcagatctgaagcaaataaatgcgcaaaacaaacaggatgcagcaggatggtcttttccatttcaggttgcttgtcctagacggacccaacccctgtgttgagtcccctaagtcagatgcaacatgatgcaaataaacgttcctactagggatccggcatgaagtcaagttattctaggttcataacctgggtatttgtcctagactgtgtacccgagcggacaactcgagtcgaggagggggctacgtaccggggacccgcgagatcgtccggctttgtaacttgtccgacctctttcttatttcaagtattgacactaacagaatagggagtctcgaccagcgagcttctccccggaggtaagaaaagaagggtttcggcacagtttatatacagttcagataatatcaaagcggtaaaagacaacatttagcacgttatgcaaaaacatgtaataaagatcagataataaagccaaacacaacaatttttctaagctcgaattctgaaccctgaacaaacGTTCTAGGTTCTTATccctcagcagagtcgccagagctgtcacacctcctttttgcgcgcctaccacgaaggataaatgcgtgagggagtttttccaatttaagtgacaatattcgaaatgagattatttatttatttcagagtcgccacttgggaaaggtttggcttttggtgtccc from Nicotiana sylvestris chromosome 12, ASM39365v2, whole genome shotgun sequence encodes the following:
- the LOC138882735 gene encoding uncharacterized protein codes for the protein MEKDYFSFARKCHQYQVHGDLIHAPLTELHPMSAPWPFVAWGMDVIGPIEPKASNGYRFIFVAIDYFTKWVETVTLKAVTKKVVVDFVHSNLICRFGYRTTVRTLVGATPYMLVYGTEAVIPAEVEIPSLRIIVEAEIEDNEWVKTRLEELTLIDEKRMVAVCHRQLYQQRMARAYNKKVRPRNFEVGQLVLRHILPHHQEAKGKFAPNWKGLYIIRKILPRGALYLGDIEGNDPDTAVNADAVKRYYV
- the LOC138882737 gene encoding uncharacterized protein yields the protein MEIGECRSESENLENTIAGLETHWAKRTEERNRYLQQLKRDHKQTITNLKRKVATLEDRAFEQARTFEAENRRCYDLLAQMEVEIQQWQNQHLQDSRVLKARNDQIERLHIEKRQTRDKIKTIAHAIIRRCLQCEDMTRTTFFSAVMIYVKQTMYELEQLERDLASKPAARPNDAPRAPIFKVLIYL
- the LOC138882736 gene encoding uncharacterized protein; amino-acid sequence: MVTTFLQAQESDYFQNMMSAMGKPFAEAIKIGEMVENGLKTGRILSQSAIRATSQAIQGGSGGIAKGKKREETFMASSVTRRNYTPGPFFSERTPQHYYPHQDLAYTPQPYSVMNTQPYVRPPQQANRSQAPPPRNQPPYRNHYNPQLPQNNFRPQEPPRRQTFTPIGEPYSTLFPKLVQMGFLQPVPQTRHNPASPAYKAGVRCAYHSGAEGHDTNDCWTLRRVVENLIEQGNIVLRDEEVPNVTNNPLPAHNNGSLIGMICEDKEFDPALKAIIAIVDAERKPKAAPKQEKGEKKTDTVKTELEKKAETKTEKMVPSKNEVLYIPRGRLEKPQRFEIKKAIPMYVSKGAYVVRGTIKPPWLNEPVVIGRVPLKPMTDPSTVPWNYQQTLVTYKGKEITGEFPENTSAGKYSDIREVNNATRKRFPPKKTVSAKEAEAFFQKMNMLDYEVVDQLRKYPEQVSMLSLLMRSAEHQKILLKTLNEAYMPAETSVKQLERMTERFFAVNKVSFSKNDLPPEGAAHNKALHLTVKCEDYYVKRVMLDGGSGVDICPLSTLQRMEIGTERIRPNNVCVRAFDGIKRDTLREIDLILTIGPVEFEVTFQVLDMDTSYNFLLGRPWIHAARAVPSILYQMVKFEYEDREIVVHGEDEQSIYRDPSIPYLEAREGSEHTVYQAFEVVLAEQYEEGKPCPQPFLSNASIMVAKEMIRHGFKPGEGLGKSLQGITKPITLPSTKKLFGIGFHPTPKDEDWAKKRKNEGWKLPRPFSHLYETFVRPKYIEEEDNEAFTAEEIEEICGAMREMLYETHMVQLGEGTSTAEVLYMGPNVKLQNWEATPFPVRQESG